The Narcine bancroftii isolate sNarBan1 chromosome 11, sNarBan1.hap1, whole genome shotgun sequence genome has a window encoding:
- the LOC138746056 gene encoding leucine-rich repeat neuronal protein 3-like, translated as MKDVSFNAYFFIGLVGPAIVQAVGRNMDCPKLCICETRLWFTPRSIYMDAPTADCNDLNLAMLPQKLPPETQVLLLQRNNISKFENKINYLTNLTEIDLSQNNVLAIRDINLGKIPQLLTLHLEENQLTELPGSCLLGLDNLQELYVNHNQISSVASGAFTGLDNLLRLHLNSNQLTMIKGKWFEAIPSLEILTIGENPISQIQGMSFKPLNNLRSLVLAGMELSELGENTLIGLNNLESISFYDNRLISVPSAALQKVPNLKFLDLNKNPIQRIQRGDFRNMLHLKELGINNMAELVSIDCLALDNLPELTKIEATNNPKLSYIHPNAFYRAPQLETLMLNSNALSALYRGTVESLPKLQEVSIHSNPIRCDCVIRWINMNKTRIRFMEPQSLFCFDPPEFKGQHVREVPFREMTDMCLPLIAAESFPSEINLNSGSSASLHCRATGQPEPEIYWITPSGDKLLPNTATDKYNVHLEGTLGFFNITNKEAGLYTCVARNLVGADLRMVIVTVNGSFPLSTNETINIRVKDVAAHSFVVTWKGVLNSVSYNIKWSAKMDSGNPKITYTARVPTDAHTYNLTRLNPSTEYKVCIYIVNINQQTEKKCLNVTTNGLVSAVKSNRKSATSAFMAAHGAIFGAISMMCLYFCVTWKTRYNFGHSHLEKYIHNKATFPLNKFYSPLINLWDKEKTNDGQLELKATVLDVSVNCS; from the coding sequence ATGAAGGACGTGTCGTTCAATGCATATTTTTTTATAGGGCTGGTAGGCCCTGCAATAGTGCAAGCTGTTGGGAGAAATATGGACTGTCCAAAGTTATGCATTTGTGAAACAAGGCTATGGTTCACACCAAGATCCATCTATATGGACGCTCCTACTGCAGACTGCAATGATTTAAATCTGGCAATGCTGCCACAAAAGTTACCACCGGAGACACAAGTTTTGTTGCTTCAGAGGAACAACATTTCAAAATTTGAGAACAAAATAAACTATTTGACGAACCTTACAGAGATCGACTTATCCCAAAACAATGTTTTAGCTATCCGTGACATTAATCTTGGAAAAATTCCTCAGCTACTGACTCTGCACCTAGAAGAAAATCAACTTACTGAATTGCCTGGCAGCTGCTTGCTTGGACTCGACAATCTGCAAGAGCTTTATGTTAATCACAATCAGATTTCCAGCGTTGCATCAGGAGCATTTACAGGTCTTGATAATCTTCTCAGGCTCCATCTTAATTCTAACCAATTGACCATGATTAAAGGCAAGTGGTTTGAGGCTATCCCGAGCCTGGAGATTCTAACAATTGGAGAAAACCCGATTTCTCAAATTCAAGGCATGAGCTTCAAACCCCTCAACAATCTGCGAAGTCTGGTCTTAGCTGGAATGGAACTCTCAGAATTAGGGGAAAATACTTTGATTGGTCTAAACAATTtggaaagcatttctttttatgacAATAGACTCATCAGTGTTCCCAGTGCAGCTCTTCAGAAAGTCCCTAATCTCAAATTTCtggatttaaataaaaatccGATTCAAAGAATACAACGAGGGGATTTCAGAAATATGTTGCACTTGAAGGAGTTGGGCATTAATAACATGGCAGAATTAGTTTCCATTGACTGTCTTGCACTTGATAATTTGCCTGAACTAACAAAAATTGAAGCTACAAACAACCCAAAGCTTTCATATATTCATCCAAATGCATTTTACAGAGCTCCCCAACTGGAAACACTAATGCTTAACAGCAATGCACTAAGTGCTCTCTACAGGGGCACAGTGGAATCTTTGCCAAAATTGCAGGAAGTGAGCATACACAGTAACCCAATCAGATGCGATTGCGTTATTCGTTGGATTAACATGAATAAAACGCGTATTCGATTTATGGAGCCGCAGTCTTTATTTTGTTTTGATCCACCAGAATTTAAAGGTCAGCATGTTCGAGAGGTTCCTTTCAGAGAAATGACAGATATGTGCCTTCCATTAATAGCTGCGGAAAGTTTCCCTTCTGAAATAAATCTAAACAGTGGAAGTTCAGCATCTCTTCACTGTCGAGCTACAGGGCAGCCAGAGCCTGAAATCTACTGGATCACACCATCGGGTGATAAGCTCCTACCTAACACTGCAACTGATAAATACAATGTACACCTTGAAGGAACACTGGGCTTTTTTAACATAACCAATAAAGAAGCTGGCTTGTACACTTGTGTAGCACGTAACCTGGTTGGAGCAGATTTGAGAATGGTTATTGTAACAGTGAATGGATCATTTCCGCTGTCCACAAATGAAACAATAAATATCAGAGTTAAAGATGTAGCTGCACATTCCTTCGTGGTGACCTGGAAGGGTGTTTTAAATAGTGTGTCATATAATATTAAATGGTCTGCCAAAATGGATTCCGGTAATCCCAAAATTACTTACACAGCCAGAGTTCCTACTGATGCCCATACGTATAACCTGACACGACTGAATCCATCTACTGAGTACAAGGTATGTATTTACATAGTTAACATTAATCAACAAACGGAAAAGAAATGCCTCAATGTCACAACAAATGGATTGGTTTCAGCAGTAAAATCAAACAGGAAAAGTGCCACCTCAGCATTCATGGCTGCTCACGGTGCGATCTTTGGTGCCATTAGCATGATGTGTCTCTACTTCTGTGTGACTTGGAAGACGAGGTACAATTTTGGGCACAGTCATTTAGAAAAGTATATACACAACAAAGCAACATTTCCCTTGAACAAATTTTATTCTCCTCTGATAAATCTTTGGGACAAAGAAAAAACAAATGATGGGCAACTGGAACTTAAAGCCACTGTATTAGATGTATCGGTGAACTGTTCGTAG